In Besnoitia besnoiti strain Bb-Ger1 chromosome I, whole genome shotgun sequence, the genomic window tatatatgaatcaTATGAcggtatgtatgtatgtagatCACACGATACGGTGCACTGCATACAAATGTAGGTCCTGATATACGCATCTATTGGGCAGTCTACATCCATTCGCGGCCCCTTTACTCCTGCCGGTCTATAAGAAtctgtatatacatacatacatataaatatatgcatatatgtatatacatatgtttATGTCCTCGTATATATGATGCACCACTGTGTATCTGCACGTCTCCGCTACATTCGTATTGAAGACTTCAGACTTTGTACAGGCTTGCTGAGAGTGTCGGCTCGTGATGGAGCTGAAACCACGAGCCCGTTTGGTTCAAAGTGTCTCGACGGCTGCTTCTTGTCAGGGCTGTCGCTcagggacgcagagagcggagcCGGACTTACCAGCACCTGCGGTGTacgacggcgaagcactGCGAGCAGCAAGGCAGCAGGTCGCGAGTGAGCCGCCCATCCTTCCTACTCCTCTTGACGCCTTCCAGGCAAATGAAGCACGTGCGTCTCGCAgcttctgcgggcgcggtcAAGGGCCGCTGCGAGCCTGACGCTTTCCGCGTGGCGGccagcgctgcggcggacaTTTTCCTGGCCCAACCGCACCTTCAAAGAGGCTCAGGAAATTTGATCCccgccagagacgccgccgccacagACCCCAGGTAGCGCGACAGAGCTGCCTCTCCACTGCGGAGTCTGTCGCAAATCCAGAGACgtgcacgcggcgcccgatTCCACACTTCGTgcgccacgcagacgcatgcCAAAAATGAAGCGCCGTGCGCGCAGTGCTTCTCAGGCGCCCtgagcgcgcggctgcgtatACAGGAGGTACGGAAGGGAGACTGAAAACCCATCCACACCCGCCCCGAAACGACTCATAGACACAGACAGGTGTGCACCGCACATCCCACGCAGGCATGAATGAAtcgcgcgacgacgaagatgCGCTCCTCTTGACCTAGATCCATGTGCATTCATGCCGTGAAATCGACTACATGGCGTCCACGTTTTTTTGACAGCGCAAGGCGAGTCTTGCCAGCGTGCGGCGCTCATCatccagcgccgccgtcaAGTCTGTCcctcgcaggcgaaggaagcAGCTAGGAGCGCCTTTCCACGTTTTCCGGTGCCGGCCCGTCTTTCGCTGAGCATCGGCGAACTCCTGCGTATGTGTGCCACCTCCTGACCAGCCTCTTGACAGCCGGCAGACGCCTTCTCCAAAACTGTGCTTCTCCTTGCCAGCCTCGAGGCGTCCGTTTCCGGATTCTCTTGACCCCACGCGCCAGCCCAGGACACAAAGAAGACTGTAGGGGCGTCCCTGGAtcagccgcctgcggcctctcgcgccgccgggccCGAAATAACTCGTTTTCCTTCGAAGCTCTGCCGGCGGCACTACAGCCAGTGAGAAAAGTTCGTCCCGCGAGATTTCCGCCCTGGGATCTACCCCGGCAGCCGCTTTTCGTGAGCTGAGTGGGATGCGAGCTCCCCAGAACGGCACGCAGGGCGGCCTCAAGTGTGTTCAAGGGATGGCGATTCCGCGCGCGCAACAAAGGACTgcgccgagagaggaaaaTAAGCAAGTTGCGCGTAGCAAGCCAGCAACACTCCGAAGACCAACAGAAAGACGACACGCCGAAACCGaacaggcgcagaggacaaAGGCGTGAGGCCAGTCAGGGAAAAAACCGCCGAAGGAGTGCACCGAAGGGATGCGCCGAAGAAACGCGGGCTCCTGGGCACTGAGCTCTACTGACCTCAACCAAGATGGAAATACGTCAGCTGCGTTTTTTCCGGTGTCTCGGCTCAAAGAGGTACCACCATGTACAGACAGGCAGACGCATGTTTGACGGCTTTTACGTTTGGAATAAATCGGTCCGGAAGGAGGGCTGGAAAGCTGTCTCTCAGCCAGATGACatccatgagtctattcaccagaaaacgaagaagtAGAAGGGCCGGACAGCGGTGGCAATATCGGGGGTAGGAAAGGCAGTGGAACTGTACTAGTTATGAACACAAACACCGGTGAAGTGTTACGGTTGTTGAAGGAAACCGCGCGTCGCAAGCCTAGTGAGCCTGACAAAGACGCTGAGCGCCTTACCGCACCGGCAGCAAAAAAAGGCAAACTCGACTGCGGCACTCGATCAGCTAAAGGACGCTCAGAATAGCAAAAGGCAAGGGCGAACAACCACGCCGAAAGCGGTGAATTTATCTGCGTGCGCCCCCAAGGTGACCGAACTCACGAAGACAAGCGAATCACTGCGCGGTCCATACGCATGCGCGCTTACTGAGGATGCACACGCGTTCTCGCACGCCGTGACAAACAATTCGGCACCCATCCACCACTTGAAACGGGGCATCTGCTGAGTTGCCGCCATTTGTTTGCTCGTACGACTTTTGCGGACTCGTTGATGATAACGCATGCGCTGGGTTATATCGGGTGTTGACTGCGCCATTGAACACTCTCACCTTCGTGGTTGCCGATTACCAGACAACCAGGTTCACCCAGCACACCTCAGGTTTTGTCGTCGAGCATCCTGTTCACTTTTGTGTCTGATTTTTTCCCGTGTGTGCTCCGCGTAACTTCGGCCGTCGTTTGTCCTGTTCCGGGCATTTCGCGAACCGAGGATCCCCCTTTCGCCGTTATTTTGGCGTCGCTGTCTGAACTTGCACCGAAGACAGGAGTTTTGCTGGGGCAgaacgagaggaagaagaccaCGTTTTTTGCCAGGCGCGTGAGTGTTCATTTTGGAGCGGCTCTTCACCGCCACGTTGTGTTGGTAGCACCGGTCAGGATGTCTGGTTCGCCACCCGATCAGGTGCGCTGCATGCACGTGCTGATAAAGCACAACGGGTCAAGAAATCCGGTTTCTCGCCGCACCAACCAGCCTGTTACTAAGTCCAAAGACCAGGCCCGGGCTGAATTGCAGGCTATTCAGGCCAGTGGCCTTTCTCCTGAGAACTTCACGCAGTTTGCAAGTCAATACAGCGACTGTGGCTCGTTTCAGAGAGGGGGCGACCTGGGCTTTTTCACACGAGGAATGATGCAAAAGCCATTCGAAGACGCGTCATTCGCTTTGCAGGTTGGGGAAATTAGTGGCATTGTTGACACTGATTCGGGCTTGCATATTATTTTCAGAATCGCATGAGCTGCGCAGTGGATATTGCACGCAGCGTGCGGATAGAAGTGTTTTCTTTCGCTGTAACCCTGACTCAAAGGAAGATTGCGGCTGGTCGTGTAGAGAGACAGTGAACAAGCTGTAGAGTGCGTTATATCCCATACTCGTGGGTTGCGATTGTGGTCCGTGGTCGCGTCGGTTGACTGCGTTCAGTGTCGCCCACCGTTGGGGTCTGAGCACAACAAAGAGGTTTCTTGACGCGCCGAATTCGAAAGGAGAGTTGCAGGCCATCGGGTAGGAGGATAACCAATCCATTGCCTTGCCGAGAGGGGGTAGATATTTGCAGGAGCTAGCTGTGCCTGCGGGGCGTCGCGTCAGGAGGTGGATTCTGAGCGCGGGAGCGTCTGCCATGTCGCTCGGATGATTGGTTgtgccgtcgctctctctctccctgcacATTCGCACTTTCTGATTCGCGGCAGTGTGAACCTTGCCATTATTCTTCAAATCTTCGCCATGGCACACGGTTCAGGCGGGTTTTCTCTCGGGGGTGAGAAGGACGGAATGGTGTCTGTGAAATTCGAGGTGCATGGCCGCGTTCAAGGTGTGTTTTTTCGAGCCCACACGCAGGAACAAGCTCAGCAGATGGGCTTGACGGGGTGGGTTCAGAACATGCCGGGGGGTACCGTCATGGGAGAGGTGCAAGGATCGAGCGGTCACGTTGAGAAGATGCTCCATTGGCTTCGGCACGTCGGGAGTCCCCAGAGTCGGATTGACAAATTGGATATAGTCGAAAGAAAAGTGATAGCGGAGCCAGCGTTCGCTTCCTTTGAAGTaaggcgaaggaagcgcTGAGTCGCGGTGTGCTGCCGTCACAGCAGTTCCCCCTTCTGTGTTTGTGTCCCCGTGACACGTTTGCTTGAATCGGCGGCAGGAGTCCGTCACTTCAACGATTCTGATTGACTGCACTCGTTCATGCCAACTGTCGTGTGCATCGGTCATGTAAGTCAGATAAGGGGGTTCACGGAGAAGCAGGACTCTGAGTTCGCGAGCTCAGGCTGCATGTGTGGGCCACAGTGCAAGAGCAAGCGTAGTACCACGCAGAAGCCAACGTGAACAGACGACGCtgacgctgcagctgcgcagtaCGTAGTTCCGTGATTTAAGGTCCGCATAAGGACAACCAGGTTCATGCCTCTGCGGATCAGGCCTCACATCGTTTCTTAGGCGCAAGGGAAGGCACGCAGTGCATCAGCTGCTGAGCGGTGGGTGCCAATGTAGTTGGGGAGCCACTAAGATATTTCCTTCGATTAACTTTGGTCAGCTAATCCGGCAAGCTACAGGACTGACGCTGCAACCAGGAAACGAAGCGCTATATACGGTACGGCAGCTAGTCCTGGCCGTGTCCGCAGTGCCGCTCGAGCATTCACCACCGCTCTAGATGCAAGGGCGTCACTCTGACAAACTTAgtccgcgtcgcggccgcccttTCCAGTTGTGGCAAGGGGTTCGGACGCGCTAAATATTGCTTGCAAGAGACCAGAGACCGCGCGTCACTTGGGCTTCGAAGTGGTGATGAGGCAGAGCTAGCGGACTGATCGATTCTAACGAAATGGCATCGCCGGTCTAGGAGCCGCGCCACGCACGTACGCAACGGCAACGTATAGCTGCTATGGATGACGACTCGTCGATTTCTCCCCTGATATGTCGCAGCGGTTATATGGATATCCCTTCAATAAGGACGATCTCATGCCCGGCGACCAGCGAGGTAAGGCAGAGGGGAGCGCGGACAGTTGACATGCAGCTTGCGGCCGGGACACCACGAGAGGCTTCGCCAAATAACGTCGCCGTCCAGTTCAGGCAAACACCACCCCAAAGGCGTACACCGGGCCCTACCAATCAGCGGCCGCTTGGCAGGTGCATCGCGTATTTAGCAACACTCACCCCCCAACTGAATGGGATCTACACGGACACGACAGTCCTTCCCGTTACGCCGGGTTGGTTCAAGCATTGTTAGTCTTTGTATGCCTGGGGTACTCTGGCGTGTCGCGTAAATTTCCTCACGCCGAAGTTGTTTCTCTGCCTCCAGTAACGTCACTTGGCTTCCCGTTTTGTCTCCGTAACCCGCTCTTCATAGAGTGCGGCGCCACCACACTTCAGGTTTTTCTGCATGTTACTGATTTGCCTTCCAGGCATCGGCGTCATGCTCCCACCAAAAACCTCGCGCTCGAGCGCTCGCACCGACCGTCCACCCGTTCAGCGCCGCCACAGTCATAgccagccgcctcgcgcagcgacagccTCTGCAGGTCTACGTATCCCGCGcccggcgacagcgacaagGTCATCAGAAGCCTTACGCGGCAGCTGAAAACACGGTCGCCACACTTGTAATGGAGCGAGAGTGCTTCCAAACTCCCCAAAACTCTGCCAGCTCCGCTGACCCCGCGTGCTCTTGTGCTCGAGTAGAAAATATCTAGAACGTCTGCAGATGTTAGGATTCGTACTTGTTGTTGACGCAGTCGGTCTGCACGACAGGTTATCAGTCATCCGGTCCTTCGAATAAGTCACAGTCAGTTACGCTGGCAGGTGAGTTGGGCCACTGGCCCGGGCACGTCgtggcagcgacgcggagtgAGTAGCAGCGGATGACTCGAATACTGCGTGCGGGAGGCAAGCAAGGCAATGGAAAGCCCAGCGCCGGGACCTGTGTCACTTCGGCAGGGGCGACAAAGTTGCACGTTTCTAAAGAAGTCTCACCGTCGGttcgaggagaggagaggatTCGCGGCAGGTGTGCCCGGTGACATTGGAGATGGTGATCGAGCTAGAAGGAAGCACCCGCTCTAGGTGCAGCCTTCATCGCTCCTCAACATGGCATCCCTGTAATTTCCATACGATGTCACCGTTTGAGGCCTTAAGTACGGACATATAGCCAAAGTATGCTGCGAACAGTCCGCGGTGCTTAAACCCTTATCTGTCAGGTCTTTACACTATCGAATCTGGAGAAATGATCAGACTTGCTATTCGGAAGACGTGCGCGAGTGTCCAGTGTTGCGCGTGTGGCAGAAAATGGGGTAGCGGCGCGTGGTATGCGAGCGTTCCGTCGCTGCCCCTCTGGTGGACCGAGGAGATCCGCTCAAGAACGCGCCAAAGTGATCTCGCCAGCGGCAGGGGGGGCATTGCGACAGCAGGGGAAGATTGATATTGATGATAGTGGCGTGTCATGAAATCTCCCGCATAGTGTTTTGTGTTTCACGCCAGT contains:
- a CDS encoding peptidylprolyl isomerase (encoded by transcript BESB_002550), with the translated sequence MSGSPPDQVRCMHVLIKHNGSRNPVSRRTNQPVTKSKDQARAELQAIQASGLSPENFTQFASQYSDCGSFQRGGDLGFFTRGMMQKPFEDASFALQVGEISGIVDTDSGLHIIFRIA
- a CDS encoding acylphosphatase family protein (encoded by transcript BESB_002560); translation: MAHGSGGFSLGGEKDGMVSVKFEVHGRVQGVFFRAHTQEQAQQMGLTGWVQNMPGGTVMGEVQGSSGHVEKMLHWLRHVGSPQSRIDKLDIVERKVIAEPAFASFEVRRRKR